In a genomic window of Anoxybacter fermentans:
- a CDS encoding redox-sensing transcriptional repressor Rex encodes MKGKIAIPRTTIERLPLYYRCLAKLDKMDIEVISSKELGERIGVPSTQVRKDLSYYGEFGRRGVGYEVKLLLKNLERILGLNNHWPIVLVGAGNLGRALVNYEGFRKLGLEIKAVLDTDLNKIGNSISGITVQSIKNLKEVVEKYNIKMGIIAVPAASAQQVADQLVSVGIKAIWNFAPTRIIVPEDVKVKNEDLSVGIIGLVYHLARNE; translated from the coding sequence ATGAAGGGGAAGATAGCAATTCCCAGAACCACAATTGAGCGTTTGCCTTTATATTATCGCTGTTTAGCCAAATTAGACAAAATGGATATTGAAGTGATTTCATCCAAAGAGTTAGGAGAGAGAATTGGTGTGCCTTCAACCCAGGTGCGGAAAGACTTATCCTATTATGGAGAGTTTGGACGCCGGGGAGTAGGTTATGAAGTTAAGTTACTTTTAAAAAATCTGGAACGAATTCTGGGTTTAAATAATCATTGGCCGATAGTTCTAGTCGGTGCTGGAAACCTTGGGCGTGCATTGGTCAATTATGAAGGTTTCCGTAAATTGGGGTTGGAAATAAAAGCTGTTTTGGATACTGATTTAAATAAAATTGGCAATAGCATCTCCGGTATTACCGTACAGAGTATTAAAAATTTAAAAGAAGTTGTGGAAAAGTACAATATCAAAATGGGGATCATTGCAGTTCCTGCTGCAAGTGCCCAGCAAGTGGCTGATCAATTGGTTAGTGTTGGAATTAAGGCAATCTGGAATTTTGCGCCAACCAGAATTATTGTTCCGGAGGATGTTAAGGTCAAAAATGAAGATTTATCTGTAGGAATTATTGGTCTGGTGTACCATTTGGCACGAAATGAATAA
- a CDS encoding lysophospholipid acyltransferase family protein encodes MGYKILKIIADMIIPVFIRLEVINYPELPKDSGALIAVNHIHALDPILISYVLYPTWIHHIAKEEIFRFPFLAPMLNWLGVIPVNRQRPGVNSIKRTIELFSGNKYVCIFPQGTRRKKEFGNIKKGAARLALIGNVPIYPAAITGLEKVRFWGLFKRPKVRIIFGKPISVEKRENTKEEIDILTNELHKSMLDLYYKICY; translated from the coding sequence ATGGGATATAAAATTTTAAAAATAATTGCTGATATGATTATACCAGTTTTTATACGTCTGGAGGTTATAAATTATCCTGAATTACCGAAAGACAGTGGAGCATTAATAGCGGTAAACCATATACATGCTTTGGATCCTATTTTAATTAGTTATGTCTTGTATCCTACCTGGATACACCATATTGCTAAAGAAGAAATTTTTCGTTTTCCTTTTCTTGCTCCTATGTTAAATTGGTTGGGAGTGATACCTGTAAATCGTCAGCGGCCCGGGGTAAATAGTATTAAAAGAACAATTGAACTTTTTTCAGGAAATAAATATGTCTGCATTTTTCCTCAAGGAACCCGGAGGAAAAAGGAGTTCGGAAATATTAAAAAAGGAGCTGCTCGGTTGGCTTTAATCGGGAATGTTCCCATTTATCCTGCAGCTATAACCGGTCTAGAGAAAGTCAGGTTTTGGGGTTTATTTAAAAGACCAAAAGTAAGGATAATATTTGGAAAACCTATTTCTGTAGAGAAAAGAGAAAATACCAAAGAAGAGATAGATATCTTAACAAATGAATTACATAAATCTATGTTAGATCTTTATTACAAGATTTGTTATTGA
- a CDS encoding CPBP family intramembrane glutamic endopeptidase: MRGNGNLKVIIVISQSGLLLFTLGFYYFFNRTFITADFWKGKLNLLEIVYYGFLAGIGIRLFSLILSEVWSEFKNNMEETVINILKGIDNYDLLLISLPPAFIEELFFRGLLQSHLGIWLTSVIFAILHWGFIKKLWAHGLYAFLISLFLGWLYLATSSLLITVIVHFTNNFMAGLYIQKRIAF, from the coding sequence ATGAGGGGGAATGGTAATTTAAAAGTAATCATAGTGATAAGTCAAAGTGGACTTTTACTATTTACACTTGGGTTTTATTATTTTTTTAACAGGACTTTCATAACGGCAGATTTCTGGAAGGGAAAGCTGAACTTATTGGAGATTGTATATTATGGTTTTTTAGCTGGTATAGGGATTCGATTATTTAGTTTGATTTTAAGTGAAGTCTGGTCTGAATTTAAAAATAATATGGAAGAAACAGTAATTAATATATTAAAAGGAATTGATAACTATGATTTACTTTTAATTTCTTTACCTCCTGCTTTTATAGAGGAACTTTTTTTCAGAGGATTACTCCAATCCCATCTGGGAATCTGGCTTACCTCTGTAATTTTTGCAATTCTGCATTGGGGTTTTATTAAAAAACTATGGGCTCACGGACTTTATGCTTTTCTTATTAGTTTATTTTTGGGCTGGCTCTATTTGGCTACCAGTAGTCTTCTAATTACCGTTATTGTTCATTTTACAAATAATTTCATGGCGGGGCTCTATATTCAAAAAAGAATCGCTTTTTGA
- a CDS encoding sensor histidine kinase, with translation MIRSIFGKLMIRFTGLILLILFILSISLTYFFEDYYFQTKEKEFINVGQKIAAIAGQSVLRGSLYYTAVMTQLQRSAQLIDEHIWIADRQGMIQAATAGERWLGVKLDREAVTQVLNGKIIAIRGAFKYFEEPILMVAVPIEVNNQVLGAVFVYNTIAGISGTIQKLRQLLITIGLAVLVLAIFLSYQFSRSISDPLRKISSAAIEMADGNYDVQLEVDRQDEIGQLAANFNFLCQKLRDHLRLQREFVGNVSHELKTPLTSIRGYVKALRDGIFEDEDSPEEYCNIIMNEVDRMNRLVTELLDLSKIESGIIKFKKMAFELEEVIRKTVSNLVPIIEKGRYKIEVELASNLKKAWGDPDRIGQVLINLVRNAIKHSEPGSTIWIRANMEDEMIKVEVEDEGCGIPAEELDHIWNRFYKVDKARTRGEEEGTGLGLAIVKEIIERHGGKVDVKSEVGKGSVFSFTIKSV, from the coding sequence ATGATCCGGAGTATTTTTGGGAAATTAATGATCCGTTTTACAGGTTTGATTCTTTTGATCCTTTTTATATTAAGTATTTCTCTGACTTATTTTTTTGAAGATTATTATTTTCAGACAAAAGAAAAGGAATTTATTAATGTTGGTCAAAAGATAGCAGCCATAGCCGGACAGTCAGTGTTAAGAGGTAGTTTGTATTATACTGCTGTCATGACTCAACTTCAGCGTTCGGCTCAGTTAATTGACGAACATATCTGGATTGCCGACAGACAGGGAATGATTCAGGCTGCGACAGCCGGTGAAAGATGGTTGGGTGTAAAACTGGATCGTGAAGCAGTGACTCAAGTATTAAATGGAAAAATAATAGCCATTCGTGGTGCTTTTAAATATTTTGAGGAGCCGATTTTGATGGTAGCCGTTCCCATTGAAGTAAACAATCAGGTATTGGGAGCAGTTTTTGTATACAATACAATTGCCGGCATTTCGGGGACGATACAGAAGCTGCGACAATTACTTATCACCATTGGATTAGCTGTATTGGTATTGGCAATATTTTTAAGCTATCAGTTCTCCCGTTCTATTTCCGATCCTTTAAGAAAGATCAGCTCAGCAGCAATAGAGATGGCTGATGGAAATTATGATGTCCAGCTTGAGGTGGATAGACAGGATGAAATCGGACAATTAGCAGCTAATTTTAATTTTTTGTGCCAGAAATTAAGAGACCATCTTAGGCTGCAGAGGGAATTTGTGGGAAATGTTTCCCATGAATTAAAGACACCCCTTACCTCCATTCGCGGTTATGTAAAAGCTTTGCGAGATGGAATCTTTGAGGATGAGGATTCTCCAGAGGAGTATTGTAATATTATAATGAATGAAGTTGATAGGATGAACCGCCTTGTAACAGAACTTCTGGATCTGTCTAAGATTGAGAGCGGAATTATAAAATTTAAAAAAATGGCTTTTGAATTAGAAGAAGTGATAAGAAAAACAGTTAGTAATCTGGTTCCTATCATAGAGAAGGGTAGGTACAAAATTGAGGTAGAGTTGGCCAGTAATCTTAAAAAAGCCTGGGGTGATCCTGACAGGATAGGCCAGGTATTGATTAATCTGGTCCGTAATGCCATTAAACATTCAGAACCCGGTTCCACTATCTGGATACGGGCTAATATGGAGGATGAGATGATTAAAGTGGAGGTAGAAGATGAGGGGTGTGGAATTCCTGCTGAGGAACTGGATCATATCTGGAATCGCTTTTATAAGGTAGATAAAGCCCGTACCCGGGGTGAAGAAGAGGGAACAGGTCTGGGCCTGGCTATTGTCAAAGAGATTATTGAACGGCATGGCGGGAAAGTGGATGTAAAAAGTGAAGTAGGAAAGGGGTCTGTTTTTAGCTTTACAATCAAAAGTGTTTAA
- a CDS encoding response regulator transcription factor has product MKILVVDDDQNLCKLIKIYLKNAGYEVVVAMDGIEALEVFRKERPDLVILDIMIPFMDGWEVCEQLRRESNVPIIMLTAKDTKDDKIKGLEMGGDIYITKPFDPDELVAQVKAVFRRMGNQEVSILQFPDLVINRSQHKVELKGKEIKLSPKEFELLWFLASHSGQVFSREQLLDQIWGYDFYGGIRTVDSHINRLREKFGGAGDDYIKTVWGVGYKFEVEKQ; this is encoded by the coding sequence ATGAAAATATTGGTGGTAGATGATGATCAAAATCTATGTAAATTGATTAAAATATATTTGAAAAATGCAGGTTATGAAGTTGTAGTGGCAATGGATGGGATAGAGGCGTTAGAAGTATTTCGCAAAGAACGACCGGATCTGGTAATTCTGGATATTATGATTCCTTTTATGGATGGTTGGGAAGTCTGTGAACAACTCCGACGGGAATCTAATGTACCTATTATTATGCTTACAGCAAAAGATACCAAGGATGATAAGATCAAAGGGTTGGAAATGGGTGGAGATATTTATATTACCAAACCCTTTGATCCAGATGAACTGGTGGCTCAGGTTAAGGCAGTTTTTCGGCGCATGGGAAATCAGGAGGTTTCTATATTGCAATTTCCGGATCTTGTTATAAACCGGAGTCAACATAAGGTTGAGTTGAAGGGAAAGGAAATTAAACTATCCCCTAAGGAGTTTGAACTGCTTTGGTTTTTAGCTTCCCATTCTGGACAGGTCTTTTCCAGAGAACAGCTTCTCGATCAGATCTGGGGCTATGATTTTTATGGAGGAATACGTACAGTAGATAGCCATATCAATCGCTTACGGGAAAAATTTGGCGGTGCCGGGGATGATTATATTAAAACTGTCTGGGGCGTAGGTTATAAATTTGAGGTGGAAAAGCAATGA
- a CDS encoding HsdM family class I SAM-dependent methyltransferase: MKYTEPENKYVTSISPEHRKKFGQIFTPVQIAKFMVKWITDKFDQGQLLDPALGLGIFFRQLPDPQSYQLEGYEIDPKLARMAENLFSSLLLNLTCLKKDFLLTETNKQYDGIICNPPYIHFQDYKENLSLIDKFNQQYNLKLKGFSNIYALFLIKSLQLLKPNGRAAFIIPSEFLNADYGVSIKKFLLKNCSIRHLIIFDPSIQVFEGFLTTSAILLFDNEKKKHLNIFNVKNMADLKQIEKYLYCPHKSSNLDAKTYSLDQLKPEVKWKYYYRDLKINLQLEKCSNLVQFSKFARVKRGIATGANEFFTLSKADAILHRIDPNYLTPCLTRASQIKNNIFDERDLQNLISANKKVFLLTVNSKKIDENLKAYIKWGEKKGFHTRYLTRKRNPWFSMELSTPADLLVKTFSRKQVVFIQNNTRALNLTCFHSIYLNSLGQQYRNIIFLYLITDLAKEIFEGQKREYGSGLGKFEPNDIKQTKVLDFTTISLKDQAILNQLYQQYVKFHKSLKSNAEKILKEAESIFYQYWRK; the protein is encoded by the coding sequence ATGAAATATACTGAGCCTGAAAATAAATATGTAACCTCTATTAGTCCCGAACATCGGAAAAAATTCGGTCAAATTTTTACTCCTGTTCAAATTGCTAAATTTATGGTGAAATGGATTACTGACAAATTTGACCAGGGCCAGCTTCTGGACCCTGCTTTAGGTCTTGGAATCTTCTTTCGCCAATTACCTGACCCCCAATCATATCAACTGGAAGGCTATGAGATCGATCCCAAACTGGCCAGGATGGCTGAAAACCTATTCTCATCACTACTTCTAAATTTGACCTGTTTAAAAAAAGATTTTCTTTTAACTGAAACCAATAAACAATATGACGGAATTATATGTAATCCGCCATATATTCATTTTCAGGATTACAAAGAAAATCTTTCACTCATTGATAAGTTTAATCAGCAATATAACCTGAAATTAAAAGGTTTTTCCAATATTTATGCCCTGTTTTTAATAAAATCCCTCCAACTTTTGAAACCAAATGGAAGAGCAGCATTTATTATTCCATCTGAATTTTTAAACGCTGATTACGGAGTCAGTATAAAAAAATTTCTCTTGAAAAATTGCTCTATAAGGCATCTTATCATCTTTGATCCATCTATTCAGGTTTTTGAAGGCTTTTTAACCACTTCTGCTATTCTTCTTTTCGATAATGAGAAAAAAAAACACCTTAACATCTTCAATGTAAAAAATATGGCTGATCTTAAACAGATAGAAAAATACCTTTACTGCCCTCATAAAAGTTCTAATCTTGATGCTAAAACTTATAGCCTCGATCAATTAAAACCGGAGGTAAAATGGAAGTATTATTATAGAGATTTAAAGATTAATCTCCAATTAGAAAAGTGTTCAAATCTGGTTCAATTTAGCAAATTCGCCAGAGTAAAAAGGGGAATAGCTACAGGTGCCAATGAATTTTTTACTTTATCAAAAGCTGATGCTATTTTACATAGGATAGATCCAAACTATCTTACACCCTGCTTGACCAGAGCTTCACAGATTAAAAATAACATCTTTGATGAAAGAGATCTTCAAAATCTAATTTCTGCTAATAAGAAAGTATTTTTATTAACTGTCAATTCTAAAAAGATAGATGAAAATCTAAAAGCCTATATTAAGTGGGGAGAAAAAAAGGGTTTTCATACCCGTTATCTTACCCGGAAACGTAATCCCTGGTTTTCTATGGAACTTTCTACTCCTGCTGACCTTTTGGTCAAAACTTTTAGCCGCAAGCAGGTAGTTTTTATCCAGAATAATACCAGAGCCTTAAATCTAACCTGTTTTCACAGTATCTATCTAAACTCCTTAGGCCAGCAATATCGAAATATTATCTTTTTATATCTAATCACTGACCTGGCAAAAGAGATATTCGAAGGTCAGAAACGTGAATATGGTTCAGGTCTGGGCAAATTTGAACCCAATGATATAAAACAGACAAAAGTCCTTGATTTTACTACTATCTCTTTAAAAGATCAGGCCATCCTCAATCAACTATATCAGCAATATGTAAAATTCCATAAATCCTTAAAAAGTAATGCTGAAAAAATTTTAAAAGAAGCCGAATCCATATTTTACCAGTATTGGAGAAAATAA
- the purH gene encoding bifunctional phosphoribosylaminoimidazolecarboxamide formyltransferase/IMP cyclohydrolase codes for MKRALISVSNKEGIVEFAKGLKELGIEIISTGGTAKILEEAGLKIIQISEITRFPEMMDGRVKTLHPNVHGGILARRSNPNDLKELAELGIETIDLVVVNLYPFAETIAKDDVDLDEALENIDIGGPTLIRAAAKNFKDVAVVVDQADYPIILEELRSSGGELSFKTRLKLAGKAFNHTANYDAMIDNYFMGLLKKETEEMFPERMQIRLEKVMDLRYGENPHQKAAFYREIGAPAFNSVSTAKQLHGKELSFNNLNDANGALELVREFIEPAAVIIKHANPCGAAVAENLAEAYKKAYEGDPVSAYGSIVAVNRPIDLTTAKAMTGKDKFIEVILAPSYEPEALTVLKERWKNVRILEVGKLLTYPELPASLPIFDLKRIQGGLLVQELDREDLIEEELKVVTSVQPEKKELSDLRLAWKIVKHVKSNAIVLVKDGALVGVGAGQMSRVDAMEIAINKAGERAKGAVAASDAFFPFRDGIDLAAKAGVRAIIQPGGSIRDEEVIAACNEHGIAMLFTGMRHFKH; via the coding sequence ATGAAACGTGCCTTGATTAGTGTTTCCAATAAGGAAGGGATTGTCGAATTTGCAAAGGGTCTTAAAGAACTCGGTATAGAGATTATTTCAACTGGCGGTACTGCGAAAATACTTGAGGAAGCAGGTCTTAAAATTATTCAGATTTCAGAGATTACCCGTTTTCCAGAAATGATGGATGGCCGGGTCAAAACTCTCCATCCTAACGTTCACGGTGGCATTCTTGCGCGCCGTTCTAATCCCAATGACTTAAAAGAGTTGGCTGAGCTTGGGATAGAAACCATTGATCTTGTAGTGGTAAATCTTTATCCGTTTGCCGAAACCATTGCTAAAGATGATGTTGATTTGGATGAAGCGCTGGAGAATATTGATATTGGTGGTCCAACTCTGATCCGGGCTGCTGCCAAAAATTTTAAAGATGTAGCTGTGGTTGTGGATCAAGCTGATTATCCTATAATTTTAGAAGAATTGAGAAGTTCAGGTGGAGAGTTGAGTTTTAAAACCCGGTTAAAACTGGCTGGTAAAGCATTTAACCATACTGCCAATTATGATGCAATGATCGATAATTATTTTATGGGTCTATTAAAGAAAGAGACAGAAGAGATGTTCCCTGAGAGGATGCAGATTCGTTTAGAGAAAGTAATGGATTTGCGTTATGGTGAAAATCCTCATCAAAAAGCTGCCTTTTATCGGGAAATTGGTGCTCCGGCCTTTAATTCTGTTAGCACGGCAAAACAACTGCATGGTAAAGAACTTTCCTTCAATAATTTAAATGATGCCAATGGTGCTTTAGAACTGGTTCGGGAATTTATAGAACCAGCAGCAGTTATCATAAAACATGCTAATCCCTGTGGGGCGGCAGTAGCAGAAAATCTGGCGGAAGCCTATAAGAAAGCATATGAAGGTGATCCGGTATCTGCATATGGTTCTATTGTTGCTGTCAATCGACCCATTGACCTGACTACTGCTAAAGCTATGACTGGTAAAGATAAATTCATTGAAGTGATTTTGGCGCCTTCCTATGAACCGGAGGCTTTAACTGTTTTAAAAGAGCGCTGGAAAAATGTAAGGATTCTTGAGGTAGGAAAATTGCTTACTTATCCAGAACTACCAGCTAGTTTGCCAATTTTTGACTTAAAACGGATTCAGGGAGGCCTTTTGGTTCAGGAATTAGATCGTGAAGATTTGATAGAAGAAGAATTAAAAGTTGTTACAAGTGTTCAACCAGAAAAAAAGGAGCTTAGTGATTTAAGACTGGCCTGGAAAATTGTTAAACATGTTAAATCCAATGCCATTGTTCTGGTCAAAGATGGCGCTCTGGTGGGTGTAGGAGCAGGTCAGATGAGCCGTGTGGATGCTATGGAGATTGCTATCAATAAAGCTGGAGAGCGTGCAAAGGGTGCAGTAGCGGCCTCTGATGCCTTCTTCCCGTTTCGGGATGGGATAGACCTGGCAGCTAAGGCAGGAGTTAGGGCAATAATCCAACCGGGTGGTTCAATTCGGGATGAAGAAGTTATTGCTGCTTGTAATGAACATGGCATAGCCATGCTCTTTACTGGAATGCGGCATTTTAAACATTAA
- the purN gene encoding phosphoribosylglycinamide formyltransferase yields the protein MSDPIRLAVLASGSGTNLQAFIDAIKSGELNAKIALVISDNPDAYALTRARKNKIPAYYVGREKFNSREDYELKMVKMIKEADADLVLLAGFMRLLSPVFLHHFPNRIMNIHPSLLPAFPGLDAQGQALEYGVKVTGCTVHFVDEGMDTGPIILQAAVPVYTGDTRDELAYRIQMEEHRIYPEAVRLYQAGRLKIDGRRVIILPEEECRNETCLD from the coding sequence ATGTCAGATCCGATCCGTTTAGCGGTTTTGGCTTCAGGTTCGGGAACAAATCTTCAGGCCTTTATTGATGCCATTAAAAGTGGGGAACTCAATGCAAAGATAGCTCTTGTGATCAGTGATAACCCTGATGCCTATGCTTTGACCAGGGCAAGAAAGAATAAAATTCCGGCCTATTATGTCGGACGTGAAAAATTTAATTCCAGGGAAGACTATGAGTTGAAGATGGTGAAGATGATCAAAGAAGCAGATGCAGATCTGGTTCTTCTGGCCGGATTTATGCGTCTTTTATCCCCGGTATTTTTGCACCATTTTCCGAACAGGATAATGAATATTCATCCATCCCTTTTGCCGGCTTTTCCGGGGCTTGATGCTCAGGGCCAGGCTTTGGAATACGGAGTTAAGGTGACTGGCTGTACAGTGCATTTTGTTGATGAAGGGATGGATACAGGGCCAATTATTCTCCAGGCAGCAGTTCCGGTATATACGGGAGATACTCGTGATGAGCTGGCTTATCGTATTCAGATGGAAGAACACCGGATTTACCCAGAAGCGGTTCGCCTCTATCAGGCGGGTCGATTGAAAATTGATGGAAGACGAGTCATAATTTTACCAGAGGAGGAATGCAGAAATGAAACGTGCCTTGATTAG
- the purM gene encoding phosphoribosylformylglycinamidine cyclo-ligase, with translation MGSKFSYRDAGVDIDAGNQAVERIKGLVARTHNPAVLAGLGGFGGLFKLDIEKMKEPVLVSGTDGVGSKIKIAMALDRHDTVGIDLVAMCVNDILAQGARPLFFLDYLAVNKVIPEQIEALVSGIAEGCLKAECALIGGETAEMPDLYQPGEYDMAGFAVGIVERKKMITGENVRAGDLLLGLKSSGIHSNGYSLVRKIFSKERGYELDMVLPELGLPLGEVLLTPTRIYVKPVLALLDRFTIGGIAHITGGGLLENIPRSLPKGLKAVVDEGSWPRPAIFEIIERSGVEKMEMYRTFNQGIGMVLIVKPEELKEIQELLSEMGEESYVIGEVTQRKAGEAACQIRSV, from the coding sequence GTGGGGTCTAAATTTAGTTATCGTGATGCAGGTGTCGATATTGATGCGGGAAATCAGGCAGTAGAGCGGATTAAAGGGCTGGTGGCCCGTACCCATAACCCGGCTGTTCTAGCAGGACTCGGAGGCTTTGGCGGTCTTTTCAAACTGGATATTGAAAAAATGAAAGAACCGGTTCTGGTTTCGGGAACTGATGGTGTGGGAAGTAAAATAAAAATTGCGATGGCTTTAGATCGTCACGATACAGTGGGAATTGACCTTGTGGCCATGTGTGTCAACGATATTCTGGCCCAGGGAGCCAGGCCGCTCTTTTTTTTAGATTATCTGGCTGTAAATAAAGTAATTCCGGAACAGATAGAGGCCTTAGTAAGTGGGATTGCGGAAGGTTGTCTTAAAGCAGAGTGTGCCCTAATTGGAGGCGAAACTGCAGAGATGCCTGATCTTTATCAGCCTGGTGAATATGATATGGCAGGATTTGCGGTAGGAATTGTTGAACGAAAAAAGATGATTACTGGGGAAAATGTAAGGGCTGGCGATCTTCTTTTGGGTCTTAAAAGTTCAGGTATTCATAGTAATGGTTATTCTCTGGTGCGAAAGATCTTTTCAAAAGAGCGGGGATATGAGTTGGATATGGTTTTACCCGAACTGGGACTTCCTTTAGGAGAAGTACTTTTGACACCAACCCGGATTTATGTAAAACCGGTTCTTGCTTTGCTTGATAGATTTACCATTGGTGGAATTGCTCATATTACTGGTGGGGGACTTTTGGAAAATATACCGCGTTCTTTACCTAAAGGTTTAAAAGCTGTTGTTGATGAAGGAAGTTGGCCACGGCCGGCTATATTTGAGATTATAGAAAGATCCGGGGTTGAGAAGATGGAGATGTATCGTACTTTCAACCAGGGGATCGGTATGGTTTTAATAGTTAAACCGGAGGAACTTAAAGAAATCCAGGAACTTTTAAGTGAGATGGGAGAAGAAAGTTATGTGATTGGTGAGGTAACTCAGAGAAAGGCGGGGGAAGCTGCATGTCAGATCCGATCCGTTTAG
- the purF gene encoding amidophosphoribosyltransferase, with translation MYYEPKIKEECGIFGIFGRKNASQLTYFGLHALQHRGQESAGIVVSEDGDFSIHKGMGLVSSVFGENNLRKLKGDRAIGHVRYSTTGSSLLSNAQPLLINSGKGMLALAHNGNLVNGYKIRRQLEKEGSIFHTTLDTEVIAHLIARSREKNIEDSILDCLKQIKGAFSLVLLTKDNLYGIRDPYGFRPLSLGKLGDGYVLASETCALDIVGAEYVRDIKPGEMVIINSQGVCSIQYAEGHSAFCIFEFIYFARPDSIIGGQNVHLARMEMGRALAREMSAEIDVVVPVPDSGISAAQGFAEEKGIPFQWGLIKNRYVGRTFISPEPEIRDIKVKLKLNPICEIIKGKRVLLIDDSIVRGTTSKRIIKMLKEKGAKEVHFGVSSPPVVYPCYYGLDTSNRRELIAARMSVEEICNYIGADSLTYLSQAGMLKALARTELGFCTACFDGNYPIGKGTGKYSLEEGRKCCGV, from the coding sequence ATGTATTATGAACCAAAGATAAAAGAAGAGTGCGGCATATTCGGAATCTTTGGTCGAAAAAATGCCTCCCAATTGACTTATTTTGGTCTTCATGCTCTACAGCATCGGGGTCAGGAGAGTGCAGGAATTGTCGTTTCTGAGGATGGGGATTTTAGCATTCATAAAGGGATGGGTTTGGTTAGTTCCGTATTTGGCGAAAATAATTTGCGTAAGTTAAAGGGGGATAGAGCCATTGGTCATGTTCGCTATTCTACCACAGGCTCCAGCCTCTTAAGCAATGCTCAGCCCCTTTTAATCAACTCTGGCAAAGGAATGCTGGCCCTGGCCCATAACGGAAATCTGGTCAACGGCTATAAGATTAGAAGACAATTGGAAAAAGAGGGTTCTATCTTTCATACTACACTGGATACTGAGGTGATTGCTCATTTAATTGCCCGTTCCCGGGAAAAGAATATTGAAGATTCAATTCTGGACTGTCTTAAACAGATTAAAGGAGCTTTCAGTCTGGTTTTGCTTACCAAAGATAATCTTTACGGAATTCGGGATCCTTATGGTTTTCGGCCTCTCTCTTTAGGTAAACTGGGAGATGGATATGTTTTAGCTTCTGAGACCTGTGCTCTGGATATTGTGGGAGCTGAGTACGTCCGTGATATTAAACCCGGTGAGATGGTTATAATTAACTCACAGGGTGTTTGTTCGATTCAGTATGCGGAAGGCCATTCTGCCTTCTGTATTTTTGAGTTTATCTATTTTGCCCGTCCTGATAGTATAATTGGCGGACAAAATGTACATCTGGCCAGAATGGAGATGGGAAGGGCGCTGGCCCGGGAAATGTCGGCAGAAATTGATGTGGTAGTCCCTGTTCCTGATTCTGGAATTTCAGCAGCTCAGGGGTTTGCAGAAGAAAAGGGGATTCCTTTTCAATGGGGATTGATAAAAAATCGCTATGTAGGTAGGACCTTTATTTCGCCAGAACCGGAGATTCGTGATATAAAGGTAAAGTTAAAATTAAATCCTATTTGCGAGATTATTAAGGGAAAACGGGTTCTCTTAATAGATGATTCTATTGTACGCGGGACAACCAGCAAGCGGATTATCAAAATGCTAAAGGAGAAGGGAGCAAAAGAGGTTCATTTTGGTGTCAGTTCACCACCTGTTGTTTATCCCTGTTATTATGGTTTAGATACTTCCAATCGGCGTGAACTGATTGCAGCCAGGATGAGTGTAGAGGAGATTTGTAATTATATTGGTGCTGATTCTTTAACTTATTTGAGCCAGGCTGGTATGTTGAAGGCACTGGCCAGAACAGAATTGGGGTTTTGCACTGCCTGTTTTGATGGTAATTATCCTATAGGTAAAGGAACAGGTAAATATTCCCTTGAAGAGGGGAGGAAATGTTGTGGGGTCTAA